The nucleotide window atataaattaaatatatgtatatattattggggcgggtttggggatggggatcaaaatatcatccccgccccatccccaatcttaaatagcggggattggggatccccattccccatttgtccccgaattctccctctattaggggcgggtatccaatgaagctccgccccgctgggaatttttgccatccctaatcTCCACCAACCTAAAAGGTTAAATTCAAATCCATCAGCAACTTCAAATGTAGGCATATcaatataatattataaatcagaACTTGAAGAGGTGGAAGTACAAGTTGCTGTTTTAGCCTTTTTTAAGACCTCTTCAGCAAAgttctcatcttcatcatcaggtAAAACAAAAGTATCAGAAGAAGATGCAAGTAAATTAGAGTTTATACTAGAGGTTGGAACTGCAGGCACTATATTATCCTTGTACACTTCGTGCAATTCAAACAATTGATGCTTTATACTAGAGATAGAACTTTCAATTTTCCAATCTTCAACACCCATACTTTTCATCCATTGGCTAATTGCAAAAAACTTATATCTAGGATTCATAGCAGCAGCAAGACAAAATACGGTAGGAAATCATTTTCAATACTTAGCAAATTTAGACTTCATGGCCACCAAAGCAGCAGCAATTACAGAATATTTAGCATATTTATTAAAAGCTGCATTGATACTTACTAAGCAAGGAATAACACGACATGATGTcggataatacaaaacacacaaggtttttgttgatgaatcaaaaaaatttaaaaagcgACACACAATTGAAGCAACTAAGCAATCTTCATCAGTGGGAAGTGCTAAAGTGGAATGACGATtagattggtttagttttttaaCATATCgattcaaaataaatttataCTTTTCAGCTACTTGCAACAAATcataggtggaattccacctatgAGGAACATCATTATCGATATTCCTCTTTGGCATATTCAAATCTTGACAACAATTAACCCACAACTCATGCCTCTTAATTGAGCTATTCATGCTTCGAactatatttgtgattttttcaaCTGATGGAGATAATAAATGTAGACCATCTTgaacaatcaaattcaaaatgtgAGCACTACAACACACATGAAACAACTTTTTAAAGACAGAATTAagcatgagaaaatcaagcagtATTTCAACAACAACGTCATTATTTGTCGCATTATCTAAAGATATTGAGAATATTTTCCTATGAATGCGCCAAGAAATCAGCTCCTCATATATGTGACTAGCAAGTGACTCACCGGTGTGTGGGAACTCTATCATTTTGAAAGTAATGATTCTTTTattcaaatttcattttttatcaataaaatgagCAGTTAAAGACATATATCCCATCTTTTGACACGATGACAAGCAATAAGAAGTTAAACAAATTTTTCCTTCAAAAGTTTTGAGCAATTCATTTCTTCCTGCAACAAAGAGCTTCATCACATCTCTTTTGCAAGTAGAAGCTGATAATCCCACAAATTGAGGTGCAAAACCTCTTTGAATCATTCCCTTAAAATCAGGTTTGTCTACAAATGTAAACGGTTGTTCAGCCCTAATGACATAATCGACAACTTCCTTTCTAGCACAATCTTTATTATAAGACCAGTTTAATACATTCCCACTAGAATCtgaacctaatttcatttgagTCCTAATATCAAGCGATTGACTGCTTATATGACCCTCTCAATGCCTACATAAATGGCTAGTTCTATTCTTTCCTCCACGTACCAATAACTGAGCGCAAACACTACATTTAGCATATTGCACAGCAACATTATCATAAACTATTTCAACCTTTTCATAAAAACTCCAaacataatctttttttttctgtttgttttttaGGTAAAGGAGGTTTTGAAGGAGTTTGTAAGGCTGTTTCAGACTGAGGTGTTGGGTTTGGGCCTATGGAAGCAGCAACCATGAGACTAGTTACTGAGTCAGACATTTCCTCCATCACACTCGGGAAAATTAAGCTAACAAAACATAGTGCACCACCAACAATACAACAAGCACATACACTAAACTACCAGGACAAAGGTTCAGAGTTTACTTGACGTCATGTATCAAAATACAAGAGCCACTGCTCACTAAACAGAACACATCTCCTTCTCCTTGCAAGTCTGTTACTGCTCCCAAGTCTTCCACTGTTATAACACACAGAATAGAAATTCCATAAAGATGCTGATACTGAATTGTAATCAAGGGAAAAATATGTTTTTGAAAATACTGGAAACTCTTACAAGTAGTTCAGAACTAAATACTAAATATGTGTTTATGTttggaagaaagaaagaatgtaCACTACTCCACTACTTATAGTTATAAAGGCCAGACAAGAAAGAAAATTCCAACGGACATATTTCTGTTTTTAACGGTAActtaaaattttggagaaaGCAAATTGCAATGGACATATTTCTATTTTTAACGGTAACTTAAAATTTTGGGAATCTGTGAGCAACGATCAAAAGTCTTTATAGTCTATATAAACAAACCCACTGTCACTACATAGCCTACAGTCCTACACTCACCAGATTAGTCATAGTGTCATACACAGTTACACACCATTGCCGCATCTTCATGAAAGTTgagaatcttcttcttccttctctctctcaacccaaccagaaaaccaaaaaaccacAAACATCAATCAATAATTCTAATTTCAACCGTAACTATGTAAAAACAGTAGTACCAGATCTTACCATGTATCGAAGAAGCGATGTCGGTGAAGGGTTCGGACTGAAGGTGGAGGCTAAGTGTTGGTTGTGAGGCtaagagagaaagggagagagatcCAAACCCGAAGTATTGGCTATGTTGACCGAGGACACAGCCGTCCACTCTCCCACACAGATCGAGACCTCGCCGACAAAGGACGGAGTCGTCCACCACGCCTCGCAGATCAAGATGACGAAGGGTTCAGACTGGAGGCAAAGGCTAAGTGTTGGCTGTGTTGACTGAGGATGCAGCCGTCCACTCTCCCACGCAGATCGAGACCTCACCGACCAAGCCCTCGTTGATAGAAGACGGAGCCGTTCACCACGCCTCGCAGATCGAGACAGAGCCATCCACCAAGCCTCACAGATCGAGACGGAGTCGGCCACTAAGCCCTCGCCGACCGTCTGATTGACTCATTGGGTCATTGGGaatcggaggtggtggtggtgattgtACAGGTGGCGGAGGAGTGTGGGTTGGGTGTCTGAAGGAAGAGAGGGTTTTGAGTttgtgagagagtgagagagaggcgAAAGTAGGTTTTGATCATACTTCCATCTAGGTTTTGCTCGAGTTGGACTTGGATGGTTGGGCTTCATATCTTTGGGCCTCAGAACAAATTCTAATGCTGAAATGCTCTATACTTATATAGTTTTATACACatataatagaaaataacaaaaataaaatataaattttagggcttggTTAGGGTTGGGCTTTCAGGGTCTGACCTGGCCTAGCCCTTATGGGCTCAATCAGGgagggccgtagggtagggcttGTTTTATTTGtatgacccataccctaccctatttgagaaagggtagggccggcccgcaTAATGGAAGGGCCGGGTCAAGCTTCGGCCTTaagggccgggcgggctttgggcccaagggccatatgatgaggcctatttTCTCTAAGAGATAAGACTTTGAAAATAAATGTTACAATGACCGATCCTATTGTAGTGGAAAAAATTGAATCTGATAATGAATGGATAACAAAGAAAAAGGATCCGGTTCTTCCCGCCGATCCACATTGGCTTGAGAACAATGAGGAAGATCTAACATTGAATGATGAGGCGGTAAGAAACGTGTCAATGGGTACATATCAAATTACCCTAATTGATAGAAAGCCTCCTTCTTGTGTGCCTTCTCCTCCTTGTGAGCCTACTCTTTCTCTTGATGAGCCTATTGTTTTATACAAAAGGAAATCTAGTGAAGGAGCAAGTTCAAGTAAGTTTTTGAAAAAATATATGTTCAATTAATTGTATAACATAATATTcaaataatttctcaactctatCTTTAATTGTCCATCACATTTTTGTATAGGTAAAAGAAAGGCTCCAAGGAAATCAAGGCATCTTGATGACATTGCAGATGATGGTAttaaaattaatccaaataaTGACATTAATCCCCTCTTCGAGCACCATGGTGATGATAGTGATGGTGGTGATAGTTTGGATAGTGATCTCCTaattgatgaggatgatgatttctaaggatgaagttgatttcaatAATTGTTCATGTTCTTTGGCATTTCAACTTTAAATCTTtggatttattttatctttggTGATTTTGTTGAATCATATGATTTTAGTACTTGCTTATTATGAATGGATAAcaatttataatatttttttgattaCATACATGTTCTCTATATAAAACTAATGATTACATAAATACAGCTcatttatacgtaaggcttacgccttaagCCTCAAGGTGAACACGTTGCTGAGGCTCTCCTGAAAACGCctcagccttttaaaacattggttgTGCCAATAGACATGGCAACAAGCATGACAATACTAGTACTTGTGTTAAGGGACGTGACTGTCAACTACCTAATGGTCAAAGCTGTGGAAGTACCAACCAATGGTTGGGTCCAAAGAACAATGCCAAAATCCACAAAGGCAAAAGTAAGATCCGATCTAATGACAACCTAGCTGATAACCAAATCCCTACAAAAATGCACTTTTGAGAAGTTAGTAGACGGTATCGGTTTAAGGCGACTCTCAAAGTTATCAAATGACATATGTAATGTTCATGGGGAGATTCCAATTAGAAGGAGCATCAAGAAACATGTTACGTAGGACATATGagcgttgtactctttttctcctttgaccGGGGTTATTTTTCTCCCACTGAATTTTTGTTACCTGGTaagtttttgacgaggcaacaggAAGCGCGTCGTCCAACACTATATCACAAATTGGTgaacatccaagggggagtgttgtaagtATTATAAAcatgtggctgtccacgtaaattcTCATCTTTTATGTTCTTAGGATGTAAAACTAACTCCTATATAAAAGGGTTCATGAGAATGAAGAAGACACACATCTACTATCTCTCTGTATTCTCTGATTCCTACCGACGTAAGTTTCTAGTTTATAACAGTGTGATATGTGTTGAAATTTGTATCACTTATGATATAATTTTTGGGtcgggtccttgacccaaaaaaCCAAATTTGGCCGAAATTATCACACTTACCCAGCAACAGATTATAATTCCCACTCACTCATTTAAGTGTAAAAAGTGTCAATTTTACCCTCgtcctaattaataaactataGCCACTACCACTAccactctctcatctctctctctctccccccctgtGCAGTCTCAAGACACTTTCTCCACCGTATATTAGCTTGTCCTGGCTCTCCAAGGCCGTCGATTAGCTCGCCATCGCTCACTCAAAGGCCATCACGCACTCCAAGGCTCTCCAACTTCATCTTCGCTGAGATCGAGTGGCTCTGGCATCGCTGGATTGTTCTCGGCTTCGCGGTTCATCTTTTTGGCGACTGGAAGGTCCGGCGAGCTCGAGAGACTCTAACGAATTGGAAGGGCCACCACACCTCAGGATTCGAGAAAGGGAACGATGAGGAGGTGCTGGTCAGGCATCTGGCGCTTGGAGAGTCGTATGTCGAACAGTATACGCTGTCGAATTGGTGACCGTGTTCGTCGCCGGTGCCGGCGCCGTGTTGTTGGCGATGAATGGATCAGCGGAGAAGGTTACGATCTAGGTGTCGGCAAGGTTTTCTTGGGCCAAGTCGTTGAATGAGCTAGACTCGGCgtcgttttgtttttttttggtaaaatgggggcagaaagcctgtatggaaagaaaaaagaaagaaaaaaaagttttattgtctTCTAATAAAACATTTATTGTGGGGCAATAATCATTTATTGGGGGGCGATAAAACATTTTCCATGCCGTTTTACCCTCTACTACTGCATGAAATCTATAACTAAACTTCATTCATTTCTTTAATCATCTACCACAACCTTTGACCTCTATAATTGGTCAGTAATTTTTCAACAACCACAACAACCACTCGCCGCCTCCTACAGTGGTGTTATTGTAACCCTCATTCCACTTTTTTGGCATTATCACTTTCGCAAGCTTCTTCTCACCTATAAGCTCAACAAATCCAAACATAATTCTTTTATCCAATTAGAACATCGATCGGAATCCAGAAACTGCATAATTTAATTGATAGGCACCGTAGCAAAAAAGGAAGACAGAGAAAGTTGAAATAAGATTCAGATTTTCATTGATGCCTTTCTCGGCCAAGTTACAGAGCTTAAATGCTTCAAAAGAGGAGATATACGACCCAAACATGTGGACGCACATCCATAGAGACAAAATGATAATTGAATAAAGCACAAAATATCTATGAAGAAGACAAGGTGCAGATGGACTCTAGGTTTAGGATTGCAACATCAATTTCAATCTCTACTTTTCGATTTTTAGGAGAACAATAACAATTTTGCAGATAAATATCAGGATTAAGGGGGATCTTACAATTATCGCACACCATACTTTGCTGTTGCACTTCGATTTGGGATTTCAAACTGGAGAAAGAAACCCTAATTTGAATTTTTGGGGATTTTGGGAGTCTTTTGCTAGTTGGTCTCACAAATCAACTCACTGTTCtaggtttttgaaaatttgccTCCCTGGTGATAGTTGTGACCATTGCCTCCAATGCGGTGGTCGTAGCCTCACATACCTCCTCGGTCACTTACCCAGACGAAGACGATGTTAAGAATCAAAGCTTGAAAGAATGAAAAGTCAAACAGTTCTGAGAGATTGACTTATAATCCATTGAACAAACTCGGCTACTATATAGCCTTTACAACTTTAACAGAAATCAGAAAATGCAGCCCACGTTTACAACTAACTTAATGCGGTAAATAATGAGAGAATTAGTCAAAGCACTAAACCTATACCCTAGTTAATAGGGATTATTCAAACTGGAATGCAAATCCTAACAGAACACAACTACTTAACCTATCAATCAACACAAATGGGTCCCACAAATCCACGTGAACGACGGAGGTCCAAGTGAACTCAGATCTTGGGCTCCACGGTGGAGGCGGAGGCGCTCGAAGTGGGGTTTGTGGCGACGGCGTTGGCGAGTAGTGGttgtggtatttttttttttttttttttttaaaatagggCCTGTacggctgcccttaagccttaACCATTAATGAAACCAAAGAAtacattggggggggggggggacatattgcctaaaccccaaattacaataagcactAAGAGAATCACCCGAGATGATATCAGGTGTCTCAACTAAGAATATCcattctaacatgcaccaattagcgaagagtgctctataggctactctattcgctttacaaaTATGGTGACATAGCGGAAAGACAATGCTCACGCGGAGCCATAAATTACTACTACTATCGGCTTTCCCACTATATTGCCACTGGAAAAATGCTCTGATAGCATTTGgtttcattctgccactaggaggctgcgaccatttgacaaagcaaggaactcgccgcctacctataGCAGACATGGCACGCAATGTGCGCAGACTGGGACAACGCCCACACCTCCGAACCACAAAGTGGTCGGGATTTattgaaaacagaaaataaattaccattgaaacaacaaaataactgaaaataaaaaaccaagcTGCCCAAATAGGGCCCAAATCCAGATTCCAGGCCCATGTTCTGTCCAAGAATGTGAGGGAGGCCTGCCAAGCCCAGAAACGATCCGGCCTTCTCCTTGCTGCCGCACCGCTACCCACATCCGGCCACATGTGCCGTTGGACACTCCACACCGTTGCAACACCACTTTCAGCGGCAAAACCCTCGCTTGGCCAGAGCTGACGACCCCAAATAGCCACATACCAGATCGGATCGGGGTTAGACACCGCCGATCTGCTAAGATCAGTTCGATCTCCAACAACCCAGAGAAGGTCGATCTTCGATCGGATCCTCACACTACGAATCCCATCGCCGCGCAGACCCCCGATCCTAATCCCCGCACTGTTTACCAGCGCCGGCCGACCGCTCTCTCCCTTCAAACCCGTCCAACACCTCTGATCCTGAAAGCACTGCTGGCCATCACAACCTTCCTTCCTCATCCTTAGCACGGATGTCAGACTCATAATCTCAACAAAGACCAACATAGCAGCCAAACAAGGCGCCAACAAACACGTCCCGTCCGACGACGACTTCGCTGAGACGTGCCGCTGGACGGAGAAGAAAAACTATACGGAGGGCTCTTTGTTTTTTCGTATTTTCTTTTGAGCATCAAGAATAAATTCTCCATCCAGACTCTACATCCTCTAATAATTCTAAGATTAATGTACACGGCAGTGGCTGTGGTATTATCGAGCTCAAACAAATAAAAGCATAAAAACTAAACAGAAAAGGCAAAAAAGATAAAACAGACAGAGAAATTATGCACAAGAGGAGAGACAATGTGTTGGTTGCTTTTAATCTTTTGCCAAATGAAAAACTGACACATGGCTGAGTGCGTAGCACTCCAGTTCCTCAACAATCCAAGCGTGCAGTCTTGCCGTGCTAAATCGTTACCCACTCCTCCCCGACTCTCAGCTCTCCTGTCGTCCCCGCCCAGGCGCCGCCGACCTTCATCGCACACCAGCAAGGCTCCAATTTAggtacttcaaattttttttttttcctgaatgtGGCCAACAAAGTTTGGGTTTTTATCTGATTACTTTGGGTTTCGATTCTCAATCTGATTACTTTTAATGTTTTTTCTTTGGTGCAATCCGGAGCCAAACACCGTTAATCCCTTTCATTTGAATTCGATTAAGTTCTAGCTTCCATCTTTAGTTTCggctatttttgtagtttcttaCTCTGATTGTTTCACTTCATTTGTAATATATAGTGGCTAGGGTCACAGCCCTATAGAGGGGTGCAAGAGAGATGGCAAATCAAGGTGCGAAGAAGCGCAAGGAAGAGAATGCCCGGCACATGGCGAATATCCGTCGCTTGATTGTGGCCTGCAATGTATGCTTGGTTGACTATAGTTGATATTGATGATATCTGTTAGATCTTTAGTTGTGAAGAGTGTTGTTGAATGGGTTGATGACGTGATGCAGGTGATTTATGTGGTGGTAAGGATGCTGATCTTCCATTCTACTTTTACATGGAAAAACTGGGTTGCTTTGCTACTGACATCTGTAGCATATTACATTCCCTATCAACAACTTGCCCAAATGGCAAATCCTACTTATGCTGATAATGGGGAACTTCTGGATGGTGGATTTGATATGACTACTGGTGGAGTGTGTGGGTATGTTCTTACCATAAGTGATTTTCTTACTACTGAAAAGATTTTTGTTTATTGTtcatttgttttattatttttatttttcttttcctgtttgCAAAGAATGCTACATCCAAGCATAAGGATTTCGGAGGCTTATTAAGCATATTCTTATTACCAATGTGTTAAGATGTTCTCTCTTGGTATTCTTAATTAAATTATGATATATTAAATGGTCAAAATGAAAAGGTAATTTGCATTTAACGTTGAAAGCACATAGCTCTTAATTAGAAGTTATAGGCTTTCTAGTCTGGCAACAATTGGGATACAGTGTTTCTGCTTGCAGATATCAAATAAATAAGTAGACGGTCTAAGTTGATCAACCATGtaacaagtagcaattcaacATGCTTTAGATATGTAACATGTATTTGTGTGTTAGCAATACCAGGTTTATTGGGTTAGATAGCCAACTTACATGTACACATCAAAGTGCAAGCAAGCACGCTGCGTTATGCACACACCCTTTTGGTTTACTGTAAAATCTTGACTCTCGgtttgtcatgcttttcagctattTACATGACGTAATCTACATTACAAGCTTCGTGCAAGTCATGTCCATAATCTCTGGAAAATTTTGGTACACATATCTGGTGGTAAGATCTTATTAAACATTTTGCTTGTAATCATGCACTCACATGCCTTTGATACAATTGTGCTTGTATGTTTTTCATAGAGGCGCACACATTAGCATTGATGTGATCTACAAGCTTCTTGGTAAAGATCATGAATAATAGAAAGTAGTTGCTATACTAGTGATGCAGAACAGAGCAACAGTTGGTGAGAGTATGATTATGGAGGGTTGGGGAATGTCGAGAGATTAAGAAAGCAGAAAGGTTTTAGAAGAAATGGAGGGTTTTGTTAGCTGTAGAAGGGCAAAATAAAATGAGGGAGGTTAGGGGAGAGAACTCAGGCACCAAGCCTTCAATAAAACTTGAGTTTATTTCATTCCAATCTGATTTGGGTCTATAATAGGTAGTCATATTTATAGGCTTAAAATACACAAGCCTTAGACTCCTGGAACACCAGAAGATTCAATTATAGACTTATTAATAACAAGACCTGTGAACTTAAAGACATAAATAGACATAAAGACACACTCAAGACCCTTGAATACTCACCCTAAGACTCAAGTATACTCTTGAAAGCACTAGACTCATATATACTCCATAAAACTGAAAAATGACTCTTGCAAGACCCTTAAACTACCCCGGAGACTTTCCTCTGGACCAAAAAAGGCTTGACTTAGTCTTAGGCTTCCATAGAGGATACTTCTTTTCTAACCAAGTTGTAGCTGCTGCATTAACTAGCTTCAACTTGAGAGAAAATTACTTGGTTCAATTGATCATAGCTTCCATGCTGCACTGTCTCTTGTGGCTTTTGGGGTTAAATTAGCCCACCCAAACTGGTCTTTGTTACTACATTTATATTTCTTGTGGGGTGAGGGTGGCAATGTGTTGGATAAGTGCCTTTGTATTTGTCCTTAACAACACTGTTGTAAGACATTCATCTGATGGGTTTAGAAGGTGTCCCCATTCTCATGGTTAGAAAGGATATACTCTTACGGATATGACGACAAAATATGAACATTTAAGGATAGGATGCTTAATTGCCTATAGGATGtgggttatttatttatttatttattattatattttatgTAAGGAATTTCAGAATAGTTTCTTAGGATAGACTTTGTGGTTTCCAGATACCAGCTTTTGGAGGATACAAATCATTTGGTTTCATTAAAGGATTTATGTCACAAGGTTCAGAGGTAATTTCTCATACTTCTGTATTTAGATAACAATATACTACATAGATTTGCTATTCTCTGTATGACTTGGTATGCTCATGTATTAGGGAGGCATAGAGGATGAAAAGACTCGGAAGAAGAGGGAAAAGATGGAGAAGAAGGCTTCAAGAGGCCAGTTTGTCAAGTCAAGAAATAGATGATCTACATTCAAATGAGTTCTCTTGAAATCAGATACAGTTTCTTCAGAGTTCAGACCCAGGAAAAATGTGACTATGGATTGTCTGTACTGCTAGTATGAGTACAGGGAGTTTATATTACTGTTTCAGCGTTTTGGAAGGTGGACGCGAAAAAGAAATGTAGATGCCATACTTTTTACATATTCATCCAGATTTGTTTTAGACACGAGAATAGAGATAGAACCTCCAACAATTAAGCACATTGCTACAAATCTGTAGTAAGAAAATGAGGGGATGCATGTCGCAGCTGATCTTGTCTTTCTAAATTGTAATCTGAGAAGTCATTAGTTGAGTTTTCCTTTCATCTTGAAAACCCCCCATTATGAGAGATATCCCAGCCATAAATCCTCGTACATTTTCGGCACGACAGAAATCCCATTTTTGCTGCAGATAAAATTCTCACCTTTGCTAGCTGATTAAGGACAACAACTTGTCATTGAATTTGTTCATTTATCCAAAGTAATTTTGGAGTATTTCTGTCAAAAACTCTTTAGTGGATTTGTTCAATCCAACTGATTTAAGACGCACGTACTCATGTCATGCTGTTGATATCCAAAATATCATTAATTAGCCAAAATACAAATTTTGATTAGACAAGTAGTTTGCACTCTAATCATAAAGCCAATAAGCTAATGGAATTTATAAATGGTACATGTGACTTTTAGTCTCGACTTGTGGAGGTTTATTCCTCGAGTGTAGAGTCGAGGTTTATTCCTTGTGTGCAGATTCAAGCCACATTCACGTTTTTAGAACTTGCAGAAGTATAGGTTTCGTAAAAGGTAACAGAAACATATGTTACTTGTTAGAAATTGAAGATTATTGCTGATTTCGCTTTTAGggctaaatccaaatccaacgATTTAAATCATAAATAGAAAAGTGGGAAAATGAAGAATGAACCTCATTTTAACGAattattatataaatatatcgTTGTTATACCCTCTTCTTATAAAATTGTATCCACCTATATACTATATGAAGAGAAGagatactattattaagagaagagagtttattcttcaaaactgattttttttacaaatttaacctttatatattaaaaaactatgaaatataattaattaataaggataatatgataaattataaaaaacataaaaaatggtAATTGTACGGGAAATTTTTCTACTATCTTTAATTTCTCTCCACGCACATAATGAGTGGGCTTGCTAGTATTATGCTATTATTATATTAGATCGGTTTGTTAACgctaattatataaatataaaatttaaaGAGGGAGGGACATGCAAAGTACGTTTTGTCTCTTCATTTCATTTGTGCCCCTGGATCAATTTCTGTGAGCTTAGACTAGACTTCCTCAGACCAAATGGAGGCTGCCAACAACAGCCCCGGAATCAGAGAAGAAGGCGAGCTCTCTCCCGACGACGCTG belongs to Rosa chinensis cultivar Old Blush chromosome 4, RchiOBHm-V2, whole genome shotgun sequence and includes:
- the LOC112196028 gene encoding transmembrane protein 208 homolog; translation: MANQGAKKRKEENARHMANIRRLIVACNVIYVVVRMLIFHSTFTWKNWVALLLTSVAYYIPYQQLAQMANPTYADNGELLDGGFDMTTGGVCGYLHDVIYITSFVQVMSIISGKFWYTYLVIPAFGGYKSFGFIKGFMSQGSEGGIEDEKTRKKREKMEKKASRGQFVKSRNR